The following proteins come from a genomic window of Limosilactobacillus reuteri:
- a CDS encoding winged helix-turn-helix transcriptional regulator, producing MRRHLSGISQKVLTQQLRELEEDGIVKRTNYGTVPPKVVYSLTESGYSLRHILVDLSVWGEEKAKEFNAMGSNIVIKNTSDLIMKENENE from the coding sequence TTGAGACGGCATCTTTCTGGAATATCACAGAAGGTCCTTACCCAGCAATTACGTGAGCTAGAAGAAGATGGAATTGTTAAGCGAACTAATTACGGAACTGTCCCTCCTAAAGTTGTTTATTCTTTAACTGAGAGTGGCTATTCCCTTCGACACATTCTCGTCGACTTATCTGTCTGGGGTGAGGAGAAGGCCAAAGAGTTTAATGCCATGGGTAGTAATATCGTCATTAAAAATACGAGTGATCTGATAATGAAGGAAAACGAAAATGAGTGA
- the pyrF gene encoding orotidine-5'-phosphate decarboxylase, with protein MGGKILKRFVPMVAIDVATKQEAIDLFDKLMVKPQPIVKIGMELYYGLGQVIVKEAKKREFKVFLDLKLYDIPNTVHRAMAAIGRLGIDFTTIHAAGGSEMLIAGLAGLEEGAKEAGVEPAKLLAITQLTSIDEKILHEQQHVDLSLIESVQSYARLAEKVGLAGVVCSAHEIKAIREVTGDDFLCVTPGIRPTHAIKDDQKRVVTPAQARIDGSNAIVVGRPITQSFDPVAAYQEVQKAFLNEEEEK; from the coding sequence ATGGGAGGTAAGATTTTGAAACGCTTTGTACCGATGGTGGCTATCGATGTTGCAACTAAGCAGGAAGCAATTGACCTATTTGATAAATTAATGGTAAAACCGCAGCCGATCGTAAAAATTGGAATGGAATTATATTATGGCCTGGGACAAGTAATTGTTAAAGAGGCGAAAAAGCGGGAATTTAAGGTATTCCTTGATTTGAAATTATACGATATTCCAAATACTGTTCATCGCGCAATGGCAGCTATTGGTCGATTGGGAATTGATTTTACGACAATTCACGCAGCTGGAGGCAGTGAAATGCTGATTGCCGGATTAGCCGGTCTAGAAGAAGGAGCTAAAGAAGCAGGCGTTGAACCAGCAAAGTTATTAGCAATTACCCAACTTACTTCGATTGATGAAAAAATTCTTCATGAACAACAGCATGTTGATTTGTCGTTGATTGAGTCAGTCCAAAGCTACGCGCGCTTAGCAGAAAAAGTAGGATTGGCCGGCGTAGTTTGCTCAGCCCATGAAATCAAGGCGATTCGTGAAGTGACTGGGGATGATTTCCTATGTGTAACGCCAGGAATCCGCCCGACTCATGCAATAAAAGATGATCAAAAGCGAGTGGTTACACCAGCACAAGCAAGAATAGATGGGAGCAATGCGATCGTAGTGGGACGGCCAATCACCCAGAGCTTTGACCCAGTTGCTGCTTATCAAGAAGTCCAAAAAGCATTCTTAAATGAGGAGGAAGAAAAATGA
- the ribB gene encoding 3,4-dihydroxy-2-butanone-4-phosphate synthase, whose amino-acid sequence MQSQFSTVEEALNQLVNGGYIILADNEDRENEGDLVALGENVNADTIYEMLNEANGLMCVPVSEDIAKHLAFKPMVEHSTDPHQTPFMVTTDGTLEATGVTTGVSAFDRAATIRQIAKPTAQAADFNHPGHIQPLYAQPHGLRDRIGHTEAAVDLAYLAGKAPVAVIIEVLKSDGKMARRDNLSVLANRVHVPFITINQIIEYLDAKGIDYAADLVKVNA is encoded by the coding sequence ATGCAAAGTCAATTTTCAACTGTTGAAGAAGCATTAAACCAATTAGTAAATGGTGGTTATATCATCTTAGCCGATAATGAAGATCGTGAAAACGAAGGTGATTTAGTAGCTTTAGGTGAAAATGTCAACGCTGATACTATCTATGAAATGTTGAACGAGGCAAATGGTTTGATGTGTGTACCAGTAAGCGAAGATATTGCTAAGCATTTAGCGTTTAAGCCCATGGTAGAACATAGCACTGACCCACACCAAACACCATTTATGGTTACTACTGATGGTACCTTAGAAGCAACCGGTGTTACTACTGGTGTTTCCGCTTTTGACCGCGCAGCAACGATTCGGCAAATTGCCAAGCCAACTGCACAAGCAGCTGACTTTAATCATCCCGGCCACATTCAACCTCTTTACGCCCAACCTCATGGATTAAGAGATCGAATCGGTCACACCGAAGCAGCTGTTGATCTTGCCTATTTAGCAGGAAAGGCACCAGTTGCTGTTATTATCGAAGTGTTAAAGAGTGACGGCAAGATGGCTCGTCGTGATAATCTGTCAGTCCTCGCTAACCGAGTTCATGTACCATTTATTACAATCAATCAAATTATTGAGTATTTGGACGCAAAGGGAATCGATTATGCCGCTGACCTCGTTAAAGTAAATGCTTAA
- the pyrE gene encoding orotate phosphoribosyltransferase — MTYSQRVAKALLDIHAVTLSPDQPFTWASGLKSPIYTDNRLTISYPEVRQAIFNGMVEQIKLHFSEADVIAGTATAGIPHAAWVAQNMELPMIYVRTKPKDHGQGKQIEGVLKEGQKVVVIDDLISTGGSVLNAVRAVNNAGGKVIGVVSVFTYDLPAAEQNFMANGLKYYSVTDYMTLIKVAKENDQISADHLKSLQEWRKDPLSWSKEQAS; from the coding sequence ATGACTTATTCACAACGCGTTGCAAAAGCATTATTAGATATTCATGCTGTTACCCTTAGTCCAGACCAGCCATTTACCTGGGCAAGTGGTCTAAAATCCCCAATCTATACAGATAATCGATTAACGATTTCTTATCCAGAAGTTCGGCAAGCAATTTTTAATGGGATGGTTGAACAAATTAAACTTCATTTTAGTGAGGCCGATGTTATTGCCGGGACAGCAACTGCTGGAATTCCTCATGCGGCATGGGTTGCTCAGAATATGGAATTACCGATGATTTATGTTCGGACTAAACCGAAAGATCATGGTCAAGGCAAGCAAATTGAAGGTGTTCTTAAAGAAGGACAAAAAGTCGTCGTGATTGATGACCTTATTTCAACTGGTGGTAGTGTACTAAACGCTGTGCGGGCGGTTAACAATGCAGGCGGAAAAGTAATTGGCGTTGTTTCTGTCTTTACTTATGATTTGCCAGCTGCTGAACAAAACTTTATGGCAAATGGACTAAAATACTATTCAGTAACGGATTATATGACTTTGATTAAGGTCGCAAAGGAAAATGACCAAATTAGTGCGGACCACCTCAAGTCTCTTCAAGAATGGCGGAAAGATCCGTTAAGTTGGAGTAAAGAGCAAGCATCATAA
- a CDS encoding HAD hydrolase-like protein, with translation MKGCLIMDGAIFSFNNIFVNTNKLSFTAWQRFAMYEFGMGLPGKLASQFDNLTPSQGLSLVLAHFNANPAPSEKASMIAEWQKFLNEEADSLSEKDQLPGIKRLLLNLYDHYVKIAVLDANGDVQNVLKQIDLDNYVDSIVKTNDKENPYLTAVNQLNLIGANCIGVGTTAHDIENIHHINAIAIGVGDATTLANADYQVVQVGDLRYPMLQKIWEDKQ, from the coding sequence ATGAAGGGATGTTTAATCATGGACGGTGCGATTTTTTCGTTTAATAATATCTTTGTTAATACAAATAAGTTATCCTTTACTGCATGGCAACGTTTTGCAATGTATGAATTTGGGATGGGATTACCTGGAAAATTAGCTTCCCAATTCGATAACCTTACTCCTTCGCAAGGGCTCTCCCTAGTCTTAGCACACTTTAATGCTAATCCTGCCCCAAGCGAAAAGGCTTCAATGATTGCAGAATGGCAAAAATTTCTTAACGAAGAAGCGGATAGCCTAAGTGAAAAGGATCAACTTCCAGGAATTAAGCGTCTTTTACTAAATCTCTATGATCATTACGTTAAAATTGCCGTGTTAGATGCTAATGGGGATGTACAAAATGTTCTTAAACAAATTGACCTTGATAATTATGTCGATAGTATCGTTAAGACTAATGATAAAGAAAACCCATATCTAACTGCTGTTAATCAATTAAATCTTATCGGAGCTAATTGCATTGGAGTTGGAACGACAGCTCATGATATTGAAAATATTCACCATATAAATGCAATTGCAATTGGCGTTGGTGATGCTACAACATTAGCAAATGCAGATTATCAAGTAGTACAAGTTGGTGACTTACGCTACCCAATGCTCCAAAAGATTTGGGAAGATAAACAATAA
- a CDS encoding dihydroorotate dehydrogenase has product MQETQRLAVELPGLSLKNPIITASGTCGYGQEAAKKYNLNHLGSLVLKSTTLHPRQGNPRPRVCETSAGWLNANGLQNVGITAATNEKIPWLRKNYPQLPIIASAAGFSEDEYIKVVSEFANTAGVKAIELNVSCPNVKHGGMAMGTDPEVLQRLVKQVVKAALGIPIYVKLTPNVTNIVPLAQAAEQGGANGLTMINTLTGLSIDLKTRRPALANVTGGLSGPAIKPLALRMIHQVRQVSSLPIIGVGGIESAEDVLEFMMAGANAVQIGAASFHDPLACPKIAADLPIVMDRYGIKKLTDLWEVRF; this is encoded by the coding sequence GTGCAAGAAACACAACGATTAGCAGTTGAATTGCCGGGATTATCACTAAAAAATCCGATTATTACAGCAAGTGGGACTTGTGGATATGGGCAAGAAGCAGCTAAAAAGTATAATCTTAATCATCTAGGCTCGCTTGTATTAAAGTCCACTACTCTTCATCCCCGCCAAGGTAATCCGCGTCCGCGAGTTTGTGAAACCAGTGCTGGTTGGCTTAATGCTAATGGCCTTCAGAATGTGGGCATTACCGCCGCAACCAATGAAAAAATTCCGTGGTTACGAAAAAATTATCCGCAACTCCCGATCATTGCCAGTGCAGCCGGTTTTTCTGAAGACGAATACATTAAAGTCGTTAGTGAGTTTGCTAATACAGCTGGGGTGAAAGCAATTGAATTAAACGTATCATGTCCGAATGTAAAACATGGCGGAATGGCAATGGGAACTGATCCTGAAGTACTTCAACGATTAGTAAAACAAGTAGTTAAAGCTGCCCTAGGAATTCCTATCTATGTAAAACTGACGCCGAATGTAACTAATATTGTTCCCCTCGCGCAAGCAGCTGAGCAAGGGGGTGCGAATGGCCTGACGATGATTAATACGTTAACAGGATTAAGCATTGACTTAAAAACTCGGCGCCCAGCTTTAGCTAATGTAACGGGCGGTTTATCAGGTCCCGCAATTAAACCTTTAGCATTAAGAATGATTCACCAAGTACGCCAGGTTTCTTCTTTACCGATCATCGGCGTGGGGGGAATTGAATCAGCTGAAGATGTTCTTGAATTTATGATGGCAGGTGCGAATGCTGTTCAAATCGGGGCAGCTAGTTTTCATGATCCATTAGCTTGTCCGAAAATTGCAGCTGATTTACCAATCGTAATGGATAGATACGGAATTAAGAAACTGACGGATTTATGGGAGGTAAGATTTTGA
- a CDS encoding aspartate carbamoyltransferase catalytic subunit has translation MISTERIQPNLVTVADMDAADAIDLIHEAQAYKAGKQAVLTAPAYAVNLFFENSTRTKTSFQMAQMKLGMNVLEFEAGTSSVKKGESLYDTVKTMESIGVNVAVIRHPENEYYNQLINHSDLKIGIVNGGDGSGQHPSQCLLDMMTINEEFGDFKGLKVLIIGDLSHSRVAHSNAMMLNRLGAEVYFAGPEKWYDPTLEQYGTFGDFDELLPQMDVVNLLRVQNERLTTADGQAFDANQYHQAYGLTLERAAKMKQGAIIMHPAPVNRGVEIDSSLVEAPNSRIFQQMTNGVYTRMAILSRVLRYQGLM, from the coding sequence ATGATTAGTACAGAAAGAATTCAACCAAATTTAGTAACAGTTGCCGACATGGACGCAGCAGATGCAATTGATTTAATTCATGAAGCTCAAGCATATAAAGCTGGAAAGCAAGCAGTTCTCACTGCCCCGGCATACGCGGTTAACCTCTTCTTTGAAAACTCAACCCGAACAAAGACCAGTTTCCAAATGGCACAAATGAAGTTGGGGATGAATGTACTAGAATTCGAAGCGGGCACGAGTTCAGTGAAAAAAGGGGAAAGCCTCTATGACACTGTTAAGACAATGGAATCAATTGGTGTAAATGTTGCGGTAATTCGTCATCCTGAAAATGAATATTACAACCAATTGATTAATCATTCAGACCTTAAGATCGGAATTGTAAATGGTGGTGATGGTAGTGGCCAACACCCATCCCAATGTTTACTTGATATGATGACAATTAATGAAGAATTTGGCGATTTCAAGGGCTTAAAAGTACTAATTATTGGTGATCTTAGTCACTCCCGAGTAGCGCACTCAAATGCAATGATGCTTAATCGCCTAGGAGCAGAGGTTTACTTTGCTGGTCCGGAAAAATGGTATGATCCTACACTGGAACAATATGGAACTTTTGGTGACTTTGACGAATTGCTTCCTCAAATGGATGTAGTTAATTTACTACGAGTTCAAAATGAACGGTTAACGACAGCTGACGGGCAGGCTTTTGATGCTAATCAATATCATCAAGCTTATGGTTTAACTTTAGAACGGGCCGCAAAGATGAAGCAGGGTGCAATTATTATGCATCCGGCACCTGTTAACCGGGGGGTTGAAATCGATAGCTCTCTTGTTGAAGCGCCTAATTCCCGCATTTTCCAACAAATGACAAACGGCGTATATACTCGGATGGCAATTCTTAGTCGAGTTCTTCGTTACCAAGGATTGATGTAA
- a CDS encoding dihydroorotase: MSKAILLTNGQRIYNDELVKSEVLIVDGKIKAIGEHSQAQAPSDAEKVDLDNGLITPGLIDIHVHLREPGYTNKETIATGSKAAAHGGFTTIAAMANLNPTCDTPEKFKEQVDRNEKTGLVKILQYSPVTVGRAGKQEVNVAEQYTAGARLFSDDGAGIQDAGVVYQAMQQLAKVNAPLCDHAQDNQLAQNGVINDGATITKKLALPGMPAISETAQIARNLVIAQATGVHYHVCHVSTKESIDLIRHAKQQGINVTCEVTPHHLLLADADIKEDDAEFKMNPPLRQRLDQQACLIGLLDGTIDCIATDHAPHTDAEKQQGFLKSPNGIVGSETAFALLYTHFVKTGIFTLAQLINWMAVKPQAIFNLDNAGLLKVGYPADIAVFDINHQDVIHPDQFFSKGHNTPFVGEQVYGMTKRTYVDGKLVYLEGEG; this comes from the coding sequence ATGAGTAAGGCAATTTTACTAACAAATGGCCAGCGAATTTATAATGATGAATTGGTTAAGAGTGAAGTTTTGATTGTAGATGGCAAGATTAAGGCAATTGGCGAGCATAGCCAGGCCCAGGCACCGAGTGATGCAGAAAAAGTTGACCTAGATAATGGCTTGATTACACCAGGACTAATTGATATTCATGTCCATCTTCGCGAACCAGGCTATACCAATAAAGAAACGATTGCCACAGGAAGCAAAGCCGCTGCACATGGTGGCTTTACGACAATCGCTGCAATGGCTAACCTTAATCCGACATGTGATACACCAGAAAAATTTAAAGAACAGGTTGATCGAAACGAGAAAACTGGACTGGTAAAAATCCTCCAATACTCACCAGTTACAGTTGGGCGGGCTGGAAAACAAGAAGTTAATGTTGCTGAGCAGTATACTGCAGGTGCCCGTCTTTTTAGCGATGATGGTGCGGGAATTCAAGATGCTGGAGTTGTATACCAAGCAATGCAACAACTAGCGAAAGTTAACGCTCCGTTATGTGATCATGCGCAAGATAATCAACTTGCACAAAATGGGGTAATTAATGATGGGGCAACTATTACTAAAAAACTAGCATTACCAGGAATGCCAGCGATTAGTGAAACAGCGCAAATTGCTCGGAATTTGGTGATTGCGCAGGCAACTGGGGTTCATTATCATGTTTGCCATGTTTCAACTAAAGAAAGTATTGACCTGATTCGTCATGCCAAACAACAAGGAATTAACGTTACGTGTGAAGTGACTCCCCATCATTTACTTTTAGCTGATGCTGACATTAAGGAGGATGATGCTGAATTTAAGATGAATCCACCTCTTCGGCAGCGTCTTGACCAACAAGCTTGTTTAATTGGGCTGTTAGATGGCACGATTGATTGTATTGCTACTGACCATGCACCACATACCGATGCGGAGAAGCAACAGGGATTTCTTAAATCACCCAATGGCATTGTCGGCTCAGAAACAGCTTTTGCCTTACTCTATACCCACTTTGTTAAAACGGGTATTTTTACCCTTGCCCAATTGATTAACTGGATGGCTGTTAAACCGCAAGCGATTTTTAACCTTGATAACGCTGGATTATTAAAGGTAGGTTACCCAGCAGATATTGCGGTATTTGATATCAATCATCAAGATGTAATTCACCCAGACCAGTTTTTCTCTAAGGGTCACAACACTCCATTTGTTGGTGAACAAGTATACGGAATGACTAAGCGAACTTATGTCGATGGAAAGCTCGTATATCTGGAGGGAGAAGGATAG